One window from the genome of Salisaeta longa DSM 21114 encodes:
- a CDS encoding helix-turn-helix domain-containing protein gives MATDASIAAGKRFAHDMKRIREARDVSRQDIQRATRITPVLIASFEEDGLFDHPSFNRVYLRSLVRAYAECVDLPPDRALDALDRALDGNYQHEMATQFLGSSPPAEDVPREASGASDAEDEVESDGSSGEEGATEEDSEASDQEDAAHDDASADTATRWGIPSEEPARSPEPSSVAGDAASPEASSPSAKAQTAGSTRAAGGAPSSDGAAGTRRWLVLLAGVVAVGLLVGVGWWMYAQLGAPPSSPVVPPADTLTRADTMGAAVDTAAAPPAPPLADVSIGEVMELTVIATGRVSPIRVQRDSDLRRPYWINAGEAKIFQARSRFVLEEALDSIRVRLEGYPYPLRPGADGRAVISRDSALIFVDSLRGEPPRPVPSPDTIPLPPASL, from the coding sequence ATGGCCACTGATGCTTCAATCGCTGCGGGGAAGCGCTTTGCACACGACATGAAGCGCATCCGCGAGGCGCGCGATGTGTCGCGGCAAGACATTCAGCGGGCCACGCGTATTACGCCGGTGCTCATCGCCTCGTTTGAAGAGGACGGCCTCTTCGATCATCCGTCGTTTAACCGGGTGTACCTGCGGTCGCTGGTTCGTGCCTACGCGGAGTGCGTCGACCTTCCGCCCGATAGGGCCTTGGATGCGCTCGACCGCGCGCTGGACGGCAACTATCAGCACGAGATGGCCACGCAGTTCCTGGGCAGCAGCCCGCCGGCTGAAGATGTGCCGCGCGAGGCATCGGGTGCATCCGATGCGGAAGATGAAGTAGAATCCGATGGGTCTTCCGGCGAGGAGGGAGCAACCGAGGAAGATTCGGAAGCGAGCGATCAGGAGGACGCGGCGCATGATGACGCCTCCGCCGATACAGCGACGCGCTGGGGGATTCCGTCTGAGGAGCCTGCGCGTTCGCCGGAGCCGTCGTCGGTGGCAGGTGATGCTGCGTCGCCGGAGGCTTCCTCACCTAGCGCTAAAGCACAGACGGCCGGTTCCACGCGGGCGGCGGGTGGTGCGCCTTCGTCTGATGGCGCCGCGGGCACGCGCCGGTGGCTGGTCCTTCTCGCGGGCGTCGTGGCGGTGGGGCTCCTTGTGGGCGTTGGGTGGTGGATGTACGCGCAACTGGGTGCGCCCCCATCATCGCCTGTCGTTCCCCCGGCCGATACCCTGACGCGCGCCGATACCATGGGCGCTGCGGTCGATACGGCGGCCGCGCCTCCCGCCCCGCCACTCGCCGACGTATCTATTGGCGAGGTGATGGAGCTCACGGTGATTGCCACGGGCCGCGTGAGTCCCATCCGCGTACAGCGCGACAGCGACCTGCGGCGGCCGTACTGGATCAACGCGGGCGAAGCAAAGATCTTTCAAGCGCGCTCGCGGTTTGTGTTAGAAGAAGCACTCGACAGCATCAGGGTGCGCCTGGAAGGCTATCCGTATCCGCTGCGACCCGGCGCCGACGGCCGCGCGGTCATCAGCCGCGACTCCGCCCTCATCTTTGTCGATAGCTTGCGGGGCGAACCGCCGCGCCCGGTGCCCTCCCCCGACACCATTCCGCTCCCGCCTGCCAGCCTGTAA
- the ligA gene encoding NAD-dependent DNA ligase LigA, whose product MDLLNETRALQSDLDAPDDPSSLDRSEAAALAERLRPVLRRHAHRYYVQDAPLISDAEYDRLYQALQAIEQAHPALQTPDSPTQRVGGAPIDAFEKHTHPEPLLSLSNAFDAGDVRNWYDRCRRGLRDAFGDVAPAVVAELKIDGLAVALTYRDGQLTTAATRGNGTVGEDVTHNIRTVHRIPLKVPVDTDVAVPERMEVRGEVFMRKSEFEALNERLAAADEQPFANPRNAAAGSLRQLDPTVTAERPLSFFGYGLGPVSEDAPALDTQHAVMEHLADWGLPTSDHVARFAAIDAAIDFCTEWAERRDTLDYEIDGVVLKIDRFNYQAALGSISNAPRWAVAYKFPAREATTTLQAIEVNVGRTGAIKPEAVLKPVHIGGVTVSQATLHNQDYIRDRDIRVGDTVVVKRAGDVIPQVVAPVPDARSGDETPWRFPTHCPVCGTELVRLPDEADVYCMNTECPAQFKRLVEHFVQRNAMDIEGLGERVAHQLVDAGLVSSLDDLYRLEVSDLIPLEGFAEKSASNLVAAIEASKERPLHRLIYALGIRYVGRTVARTLVQHFDSMAALLAASAEQLEAVDGVGAVIAESIVDWGAVDDNQALVAALRAVGVNTERLPEEAPSSTTDHPLAGKTVVLTGRLDAFTRREAKDRITTVGGRVTSSVSGATDFLVAGKNAGSKLADAQENDVPILDEDDFLDLLN is encoded by the coding sequence ATGGATCTGCTGAATGAAACGCGTGCGCTGCAGTCGGACCTGGATGCGCCAGACGACCCGTCATCGCTCGATCGCTCCGAGGCAGCGGCCCTCGCCGAGCGCCTGCGTCCGGTGCTGCGCCGGCACGCCCATCGGTACTACGTGCAGGATGCGCCGCTCATCAGCGATGCCGAATACGACCGCCTCTACCAGGCCCTGCAAGCCATTGAGCAGGCCCACCCCGCCCTGCAAACGCCCGATTCGCCGACGCAGCGTGTAGGCGGCGCGCCCATTGATGCGTTCGAGAAGCACACGCACCCCGAGCCGCTGCTGTCGCTCTCCAACGCCTTCGACGCCGGCGACGTGCGCAACTGGTACGACCGCTGCCGCCGAGGCCTGCGCGACGCATTCGGCGATGTAGCCCCCGCCGTAGTGGCCGAGCTCAAGATCGATGGGTTGGCCGTGGCCCTCACCTACCGGGACGGCCAACTTACCACCGCAGCCACGCGCGGCAACGGCACGGTGGGCGAAGACGTCACGCACAACATCCGCACGGTGCACCGCATTCCGCTCAAAGTACCGGTGGACACAGACGTCGCGGTGCCCGAGCGCATGGAGGTGCGCGGGGAGGTCTTCATGCGCAAAAGCGAGTTTGAGGCGCTCAACGAGCGTTTGGCCGCCGCCGATGAGCAGCCGTTTGCAAATCCGCGGAACGCAGCGGCGGGGAGCCTGCGTCAGCTGGACCCCACGGTGACGGCCGAGCGTCCGTTGAGTTTTTTCGGATACGGTCTGGGGCCGGTCAGTGAAGATGCACCGGCGCTCGACACGCAGCACGCGGTCATGGAGCATCTGGCGGATTGGGGGCTTCCCACGAGCGACCACGTCGCGCGCTTCGCGGCCATCGATGCGGCCATCGACTTTTGTACCGAATGGGCCGAGCGGCGCGACACGCTCGACTACGAGATTGACGGCGTGGTGCTCAAGATTGATCGCTTCAATTACCAAGCGGCCCTCGGGAGCATCTCCAACGCACCGCGCTGGGCGGTGGCGTACAAGTTTCCGGCCCGCGAGGCCACCACAACGCTCCAGGCCATTGAGGTGAACGTGGGCCGCACGGGCGCGATTAAGCCCGAGGCGGTGCTCAAGCCGGTGCACATTGGCGGCGTCACCGTGTCGCAGGCCACCCTACACAACCAGGACTACATCCGCGACCGCGACATTCGCGTGGGCGACACGGTGGTCGTTAAGCGCGCCGGCGACGTCATTCCGCAGGTGGTGGCGCCCGTCCCCGACGCCCGCTCGGGCGACGAAACGCCGTGGCGCTTCCCCACGCATTGCCCCGTGTGCGGCACCGAGCTCGTGCGCCTGCCCGACGAGGCCGACGTCTACTGCATGAATACCGAGTGCCCGGCGCAGTTTAAGCGGCTGGTGGAGCACTTTGTGCAGCGCAACGCCATGGACATCGAAGGGCTGGGCGAGCGCGTGGCCCATCAACTGGTGGACGCCGGGCTGGTGTCGTCGCTCGACGACCTCTACCGCCTGGAGGTGTCTGATCTGATCCCGCTGGAGGGGTTTGCGGAGAAGAGCGCATCGAACCTTGTCGCGGCCATCGAGGCATCGAAGGAGCGGCCGCTGCATCGCCTCATCTACGCGCTGGGCATCCGGTATGTGGGCCGCACGGTGGCGCGTACGCTGGTACAACACTTCGACTCGATGGCGGCCCTGCTGGCGGCTTCTGCGGAACAGCTCGAAGCCGTGGATGGCGTTGGCGCCGTCATTGCCGAAAGCATTGTGGATTGGGGAGCGGTGGACGACAACCAGGCGCTCGTCGCGGCTTTGCGGGCCGTCGGCGTGAACACCGAGCGGCTGCCGGAGGAGGCGCCTTCGTCGACGACTGATCACCCGCTGGCCGGAAAGACCGTGGTGCTCACCGGCCGCCTCGATGCGTTTACGCGCCGCGAGGCCAAAGATCGCATCACGACCGTGGGCGGGCGCGTGACCAGCAGCGTGAGCGGGGCCACGGACTTCCTTGTGGCCGGTAAAAATGCAGGGTCTAAGCTCGCGGACGCCCAGGAAAACGACGTGCCGATCCTTGATGAAGACGACTTCCTGGACCTGCTGAATTAG
- a CDS encoding HD family phosphohydrolase, whose translation MDILEKIGWRKPKARPVGQSLERGRAPGDDGTRRALLLRVGLFVALLAAAVLAFPQGDTFEYTVQVGDVWRQPTLVAPFNFPVYKDPALVQAQRDSARATAPPYARVRPNALNNVQARRDTLRKQLDEVVSAYAAAQYHSQQGDAAKARSDSLRYVELRRNTPVMLTPQQWRMLVQYYVDNLEGLSQATRNPSAPTTRLDVRLLDAAYTIAENVLQQGVLNVARDTLAAASVIIRNEEERVQQRVPIDQVYGLKEAYQYAEQQLKKRFPQHPQWVEAGMVLFRDIFQPSLHYLAQETAEERKQRAQTVSPIQGGVERGSIVVSKGERVTPAIKQKLTSLERVRNERTEPTILWQRLSGEILFGVLTFGFFFLYLFALRPSIWRHDRSFLIVNIPLLIAVLLFAGVVRLPWASLYVVPVPLIVTVLTIIFNSRLGLFSALTLALMGGQIVGLDLEYTFATFIASAVGVFSVRDIKNRGQFFGSALVVLLAYMLVLVAGWLYMGTPVERLGTNLLYASIGASFTIAGPMLLWTLERLFDITTDLTLLELSDTNRPLLKELSLKAPGSFNHSMQVANLAEAAADRIGANALLVRVGGLYHDIGKMKKPEYFVENQSGTNPHDTLKPKMSALIIASHVKEGVKMAKEHNLPQRVLQFIPTHHGTSRIEYFYRKAQEDRAEDAPDVLESEFRYPGPRPHSKETGILMLADGVEAASRSLDDPSRKRLQSLIDLIFKDRIEDGQLDDTDLTFRDLQAIKETFLKMLTGIHHVRVKYPDQDDEEAPEGTADAPDAPTEQQPIVSVAPGGPEAFNNAVSVLMERDVWGTPEQSISIDNLRNMPGIRPHVANKPAGADSVAARNGPAPSEHEGTPAARDDTKASPASDDKAEE comes from the coding sequence ATGGATATTCTGGAAAAGATTGGCTGGCGAAAGCCCAAGGCCCGTCCGGTCGGACAGAGCCTCGAACGTGGGCGCGCGCCCGGAGACGACGGCACCCGTCGGGCCCTTTTGCTTCGTGTGGGCCTTTTCGTTGCACTGCTTGCGGCCGCCGTGCTGGCCTTTCCGCAGGGCGACACGTTCGAGTACACCGTGCAGGTGGGCGACGTATGGCGACAGCCGACGCTGGTGGCACCGTTCAACTTTCCGGTGTACAAAGACCCGGCGCTCGTGCAAGCCCAGCGCGACAGCGCCCGCGCCACCGCGCCGCCGTACGCCCGCGTGCGGCCCAACGCGCTGAACAATGTGCAAGCGCGGCGCGACACGCTCCGCAAACAGCTCGATGAAGTTGTGTCCGCGTACGCCGCGGCGCAGTACCACAGCCAGCAGGGCGACGCCGCTAAAGCCCGCTCCGACTCGCTGCGCTACGTCGAGCTGCGCCGCAACACGCCTGTGATGCTAACCCCGCAGCAGTGGCGCATGCTCGTGCAGTACTATGTCGACAACCTGGAGGGCCTCTCGCAGGCTACCCGCAACCCCTCGGCCCCTACGACGCGCCTTGACGTTCGGTTGCTCGACGCGGCCTACACCATTGCCGAGAACGTGCTGCAGCAGGGCGTACTCAACGTCGCCCGCGATACGCTCGCAGCAGCATCGGTGATCATCCGTAACGAGGAAGAGCGCGTGCAGCAGCGCGTGCCCATCGACCAGGTGTACGGACTCAAGGAGGCGTACCAGTACGCCGAGCAGCAACTCAAGAAACGCTTCCCCCAACATCCGCAGTGGGTGGAGGCTGGGATGGTGCTTTTTCGCGACATCTTTCAGCCGTCGCTGCACTACCTGGCCCAAGAAACCGCCGAGGAGCGCAAGCAACGGGCGCAAACGGTGTCGCCCATCCAGGGCGGCGTAGAGCGCGGGTCGATTGTGGTGAGCAAGGGCGAGCGCGTGACGCCCGCGATCAAACAAAAGCTGACCTCCCTTGAGCGGGTGCGCAACGAGCGGACCGAGCCTACCATTCTGTGGCAGCGCCTCTCGGGCGAGATCCTCTTTGGCGTCCTCACGTTTGGCTTTTTCTTCCTCTACCTGTTTGCGCTGCGGCCCAGCATCTGGCGCCACGACCGCTCCTTCCTCATTGTCAACATTCCGCTTCTCATTGCCGTGCTCCTGTTTGCAGGGGTGGTGCGGTTGCCGTGGGCGTCGTTGTACGTGGTGCCGGTTCCGCTCATCGTAACGGTGCTCACCATCATCTTCAACTCGCGGCTCGGGCTGTTTAGTGCGCTCACGCTGGCCTTGATGGGCGGACAAATTGTGGGCCTCGATTTGGAATACACCTTCGCCACGTTTATCGCCAGCGCGGTTGGTGTCTTTAGCGTGCGCGACATCAAAAACCGCGGGCAGTTCTTTGGGAGCGCCCTCGTCGTGTTGCTTGCTTACATGCTCGTGCTGGTAGCTGGGTGGCTGTATATGGGAACGCCCGTGGAGCGCCTCGGCACGAACTTGCTCTATGCCAGCATTGGCGCCTCGTTTACCATCGCCGGCCCCATGCTGCTATGGACGCTGGAGCGGCTGTTCGACATCACGACCGACCTGACGCTCCTGGAGCTATCAGACACCAACCGTCCGCTCCTAAAAGAGCTCAGCCTGAAGGCCCCAGGGTCGTTCAACCACTCGATGCAGGTGGCCAACCTCGCTGAGGCGGCCGCCGACCGCATCGGGGCCAACGCGCTGCTTGTGCGGGTGGGCGGGTTGTATCATGACATCGGCAAGATGAAGAAGCCGGAGTACTTCGTCGAAAACCAGAGCGGAACGAACCCGCACGATACGCTCAAGCCCAAGATGAGCGCGCTTATCATTGCGAGTCATGTGAAGGAGGGCGTCAAGATGGCAAAGGAGCACAACCTCCCGCAGCGGGTGCTGCAGTTTATCCCAACGCACCACGGCACGTCGCGCATCGAGTACTTCTACCGGAAAGCCCAGGAAGACCGGGCCGAAGACGCCCCCGATGTGCTCGAATCAGAGTTCCGGTACCCCGGCCCGCGCCCACATTCGAAAGAGACCGGCATCCTGATGCTTGCGGACGGTGTGGAAGCCGCCAGCCGAAGCCTCGATGATCCGTCGCGCAAACGCCTGCAATCACTCATCGACCTCATCTTCAAGGATCGCATCGAAGACGGTCAGCTTGACGATACCGATCTCACCTTTCGGGACCTGCAGGCCATCAAGGAGACGTTCCTCAAGATGCTCACGGGCATCCATCACGTGCGGGTGAAGTACCCCGATCAGGATGACGAGGAGGCGCCGGAAGGGACCGCCGATGCACCGGACGCGCCCACCGAGCAGCAGCCAATCGTGTCGGTAGCGCCGGGCGGGCCGGAAGCCTTCAACAACGCGGTGTCCGTTCTCATGGAGCGCGACGTGTGGGGGACGCCGGAGCAGAGCATCAGCATTGACAACCTGCGCAACATGCCGGGCATTCGTCCGCACGTGGCCAACAAACCCGCCGGGGCCGATTCGGTGGCCGCGCGCAACGGGCCGGCCCCATCAGAACACGAAGGCACGCCGGCGGCCCGCGATGATACGAAAGCATCGCCGGCGTCCGATGACAAAGCAGAAGAGTGA
- a CDS encoding GntR family transcriptional regulator, with translation MITIDRSAPTSVHDQLVDHVRYRIASGQYSIADTLPSTRALAQDVGVSFHTVRKAYQTLEAEGLVEAQQGRGYVVKERTPLSKGERMERGAALMQETIRQLMGLGLAPEEIDYLVQEQSQLLGDAQLEHQLYCTGPHDELNRRWADQLRSALQRTVRPVPLSHIEEQVTADFVFTPFAHLQDVMQRVPRADVLGFSAHLPADLLERVARLRSTDTLGLVTATRDSVRPLSQHIRQSSAFKGQLIAASIEDGSEHLASFIDQTDLLLHTSESHRRIASMLSERAHARLTLRIAQDAIDAIRAAVPV, from the coding sequence ATGATTACAATCGACCGCTCGGCGCCCACCTCGGTACACGACCAGCTCGTCGACCACGTGCGGTACCGCATTGCAAGCGGCCAGTACTCCATTGCCGATACGCTCCCCTCAACGCGTGCGCTTGCCCAGGACGTCGGCGTATCGTTTCATACCGTGCGCAAGGCGTACCAGACGCTTGAGGCAGAGGGCCTGGTGGAGGCGCAGCAGGGGCGCGGCTATGTGGTGAAAGAGCGCACCCCGCTCTCGAAAGGCGAGCGTATGGAGCGTGGGGCCGCCCTGATGCAGGAGACCATCCGGCAGCTGATGGGCCTCGGGTTGGCGCCCGAGGAGATCGACTACCTGGTGCAAGAACAGTCGCAACTGCTGGGCGATGCGCAGCTCGAACATCAGCTGTACTGCACGGGCCCCCACGACGAACTCAACCGGCGCTGGGCGGATCAGCTGCGGAGCGCGTTGCAGCGTACGGTGCGGCCCGTTCCGCTGTCGCACATCGAGGAGCAGGTGACCGCCGACTTCGTGTTCACGCCGTTTGCCCACTTGCAAGATGTAATGCAGCGCGTGCCGCGGGCCGACGTGTTGGGGTTTAGCGCCCATCTACCGGCCGACCTTTTGGAACGCGTGGCCCGCTTGCGCTCCACGGATACGCTGGGCCTCGTCACCGCAACCCGCGACAGCGTACGGCCCCTGTCGCAACACATCCGTCAGTCGTCGGCGTTCAAGGGCCAGCTCATTGCCGCTTCCATCGAAGACGGCAGCGAACACCTCGCGAGCTTCATCGATCAGACCGATCTGCTCTTGCATACGTCCGAGAGCCACCGGCGCATCGCGTCCATGCTCTCGGAACGGGCCCACGCGCGGCTTACGCTACGCATCGCGCAGGACGCCATCGATGCCATCCGGGCCGCTGTGCCGGTGTAA
- a CDS encoding methyltransferase domain-containing protein, protein MAFPYSHRLYALVAAAFGGLVAGAHAPAAWPVMVGSGLALGGLMAYAWHRDLVDGRAVLVLAIAARLAAFTLPPVLSDDMYRYLWDGRLLWEGINPYRFRPSDPALAAFRDGFLYERLNSASYFSVYPPLSQLVFAVGGVWYDLHPLAGYYAIKALVAGAEMGGLLVLRRMVTARAFMLYAWHPLAVLEIAGQGHTEGLAVAALVLTVWYARARRPRLASVALAAAALVKLTPVLGAPLLAWRFGWKGVWPGLGLAGAALVPFWAPYAAPHVLESLRLYVQLFEFNGGLYSGLKQGLWMLTGTDWSKVLGPLMGGTFGVALIGWYVWDYHRRPALGWTLYGILGTFLALSTTVHPWYLLFVLPLAVVVGRAPWAWTWLGLCSLGTYLFYTTGWYVPWVVAGWGGWVVLLVRAHGGDALQALQRRRAARKAARVAALTDDETLRDARVLDCGAAEGYVGQALLPYGPTAVQLVDVADMNQTALPHTVYDGHTLPYADDAFDVTVLYFVLHHCAAPERVLTEALRVSRGPVVIVESTYTTAWQRRLLRVLDVWANRLRGGAVMQAQELHLAFRSPEGWASAIRRCGGRVTTRVSWGPWWHHQVGFVVEAASSSRRASTAAGVASSASRV, encoded by the coding sequence ATGGCATTTCCATATTCGCATCGTTTGTACGCGCTCGTTGCTGCGGCGTTTGGCGGACTCGTGGCGGGTGCGCACGCCCCCGCGGCGTGGCCCGTCATGGTAGGCAGCGGACTTGCCCTCGGCGGCCTCATGGCTTACGCGTGGCACCGCGATCTCGTAGACGGCCGCGCGGTGCTCGTCCTGGCCATCGCCGCACGGCTGGCCGCGTTTACGCTCCCGCCGGTGCTGTCCGACGATATGTATCGCTACCTGTGGGACGGCCGGTTGCTGTGGGAAGGCATCAACCCGTACCGCTTCCGTCCCTCCGACCCGGCGCTCGCGGCTTTTCGGGACGGCTTCCTCTACGAACGCCTCAACTCCGCCTCCTACTTCAGCGTCTATCCGCCCCTCTCGCAACTCGTGTTTGCCGTGGGCGGCGTATGGTACGACCTCCATCCCCTCGCGGGCTACTACGCCATCAAGGCCCTCGTTGCCGGTGCCGAGATGGGCGGCCTCTTGGTCCTTCGCCGCATGGTTACTGCCCGTGCGTTCATGCTCTATGCCTGGCATCCGCTGGCCGTTTTGGAAATTGCGGGGCAGGGCCACACCGAGGGACTGGCCGTTGCGGCGCTGGTGCTCACCGTGTGGTACGCGCGCGCCCGTCGCCCCCGCCTCGCCTCCGTAGCGCTTGCAGCCGCGGCGCTTGTCAAGCTCACGCCGGTGCTGGGGGCGCCGCTGTTGGCCTGGCGGTTTGGGTGGAAGGGCGTGTGGCCGGGGCTCGGGCTCGCGGGGGCGGCCCTCGTGCCGTTTTGGGCGCCGTATGCCGCCCCGCACGTCCTGGAGTCGCTGCGGCTGTACGTGCAGCTGTTCGAGTTCAACGGCGGCCTCTACAGCGGCCTCAAGCAGGGCCTCTGGATGCTTACCGGCACGGATTGGAGCAAGGTCCTGGGGCCGCTCATGGGCGGGACGTTTGGCGTAGCGCTCATCGGCTGGTACGTATGGGATTATCACCGCCGGCCCGCGCTTGGGTGGACCCTCTACGGCATCCTGGGAACGTTTTTGGCGCTGAGCACCACCGTGCATCCGTGGTATCTGCTGTTCGTCCTGCCGCTAGCGGTTGTCGTGGGGCGCGCGCCCTGGGCGTGGACGTGGCTGGGCCTGTGCAGCCTGGGCACGTACCTGTTCTACACCACCGGCTGGTACGTGCCGTGGGTGGTGGCCGGCTGGGGCGGCTGGGTCGTTCTGTTGGTGCGTGCCCACGGTGGCGATGCCCTGCAGGCCCTCCAGCGGCGGCGGGCGGCCCGCAAAGCCGCACGTGTCGCAGCCCTTACGGATGATGAGACCCTGCGCGACGCGCGCGTCCTGGATTGTGGGGCGGCCGAGGGCTACGTCGGGCAAGCCCTGCTGCCGTACGGCCCCACTGCGGTGCAGCTCGTGGATGTCGCGGATATGAACCAGACGGCCCTGCCGCACACCGTGTACGATGGGCACACGCTGCCGTATGCCGATGATGCGTTTGACGTGACGGTGCTCTACTTTGTGCTGCATCACTGCGCGGCCCCCGAGCGGGTGCTGACCGAAGCGCTGCGCGTGAGCCGCGGGCCGGTCGTAATTGTGGAGTCAACGTACACCACCGCGTGGCAGCGGCGCTTGTTGCGTGTGCTCGACGTATGGGCCAACCGGCTGCGCGGCGGCGCTGTGATGCAGGCGCAGGAGCTGCATCTGGCGTTTCGATCGCCCGAGGGCTGGGCGTCAGCGATTCGCCGGTGCGGCGGCCGCGTGACAACGCGCGTCTCCTGGGGCCCGTGGTGGCACCATCAGGTGGGATTCGTGGTGGAGGCCGCGTCCTCTTCGCGGAGGGCAAGCACTGCTGCGGGCGTTGCCTCTTCGGCGTCTAGGGTGTGA
- the miaA gene encoding tRNA (adenosine(37)-N6)-dimethylallyltransferase MiaA, with amino-acid sequence MSNAPARPGPFLTITGPTAVGKTALSLSVAEAIDAEIISVDSRQVYQELNIGTATPSDDVLARVPHHFINELSITADADFSAGAFATAANKRIREILSRGREPLLVGGSTLYLHALQYGLADIPSVDDAVRARLEERLADEGAEALYAELQAVDPEQAASADPTKTHRVIRALEVYHGTGKPLSYYYANQPEPPFRYVTAVLHRPRPALYDRINARVDAMLDAGLLDEVQAVMDRGARLDEPPLSTIGYREPIQHLRGEMSREEMIRRVKRNTRRYAKRQLTWFRRYDDYHTLDAEEATPAAVLALREEDAASTTNPT; translated from the coding sequence ATGAGCAATGCCCCGGCACGCCCTGGCCCGTTCCTGACCATCACCGGCCCTACGGCGGTCGGCAAAACGGCCCTGAGCCTGTCGGTGGCCGAGGCCATCGATGCGGAAATCATCTCGGTGGACAGCCGGCAGGTGTACCAGGAACTGAACATTGGCACGGCTACGCCCAGCGACGACGTTCTCGCTCGGGTGCCGCATCACTTCATCAACGAGCTGTCAATCACCGCGGACGCCGACTTCTCGGCTGGTGCCTTTGCGACGGCCGCGAATAAACGCATCCGGGAGATTTTGTCGCGCGGCCGGGAGCCGCTGCTGGTTGGCGGATCGACGCTGTACCTGCACGCCCTTCAGTACGGATTGGCCGATATCCCGTCCGTCGACGATGCCGTGCGGGCGCGCCTGGAGGAGCGCCTGGCCGACGAGGGCGCCGAAGCGCTCTACGCAGAGCTGCAAGCCGTAGACCCCGAACAAGCGGCCTCGGCCGATCCCACAAAAACGCATCGGGTCATCCGCGCGCTGGAGGTGTACCACGGCACGGGCAAGCCGCTGTCGTACTACTACGCCAATCAGCCGGAGCCGCCGTTCCGGTACGTCACGGCGGTGCTCCATCGCCCGCGGCCTGCGCTGTACGACCGCATCAATGCCCGCGTGGACGCTATGCTCGACGCAGGGCTTTTGGACGAGGTGCAAGCGGTGATGGACCGCGGCGCGCGCCTCGACGAACCGCCGCTGAGCACCATCGGCTACCGCGAGCCCATCCAGCACCTGCGTGGCGAGATGTCGCGCGAGGAGATGATACGCCGCGTGAAGCGCAACACGCGGCGCTACGCCAAGCGGCAGCTCACGTGGTTTCGGCGCTATGACGACTATCACACCCTAGACGCCGAAGAGGCAACGCCCGCAGCAGTGCTTGCCCTCCGCGAAGAGGACGCGGCCTCCACCACGAATCCCACCTGA
- a CDS encoding bacteriorhodopsin-like, producing the protein MVEGLPDLTPGQFSLVYNMFSFTVATMFAAFVYFVQAQKNLAPKYRVSMMVSSLVVFIAGYHYFRIFNSWDAAYVLNDAATMYEYSGKPFNDAYRYVDWLLTVPLLVIELVMVSGLPKGKSGSMMARLGIAAAAMIALGYPGEIATDTATRVIWGIASTVPFIYILYVLFTELGSTINEQTGEVKVLLKNARLLMLFTWGFYPIVYMAPFAGFEGASSLVTIQVGYTIADVAAKAGFGVLIYAIAKGKSEQEGFVVDEMAQPVAAQ; encoded by the coding sequence ATGGTCGAAGGACTTCCAGACTTAACACCAGGCCAGTTTTCGCTGGTGTACAATATGTTCTCGTTCACCGTTGCGACGATGTTCGCAGCGTTTGTGTACTTTGTGCAGGCCCAGAAGAATCTGGCGCCGAAGTACCGCGTCTCGATGATGGTATCGTCGCTCGTGGTCTTTATTGCCGGGTACCACTACTTCCGTATCTTCAACAGCTGGGACGCGGCCTACGTGCTGAACGACGCAGCTACGATGTACGAGTATAGCGGCAAGCCTTTCAACGACGCATATCGCTACGTTGACTGGCTCCTCACCGTGCCGCTTCTCGTCATTGAGCTCGTGATGGTCTCCGGTTTGCCGAAAGGCAAAAGCGGTTCCATGATGGCACGCTTGGGCATTGCTGCTGCTGCGATGATCGCGCTGGGCTATCCGGGCGAAATTGCCACGGACACCGCAACGCGTGTCATCTGGGGCATCGCGAGCACCGTGCCGTTCATCTACATCCTGTACGTCCTCTTTACCGAACTGGGATCAACGATTAATGAGCAAACTGGCGAGGTGAAGGTGCTACTGAAGAACGCACGCCTGCTCATGCTCTTTACCTGGGGCTTTTATCCCATTGTGTACATGGCTCCCTTTGCCGGTTTTGAAGGCGCTAGCTCGCTAGTTACCATCCAAGTGGGGTACACCATCGCGGATGTTGCCGCGAAGGCCGGCTTTGGCGTGCTGATTTACGCCATTGCGAAGGGCAAGTCGGAGCAAGAAGGTTTTGTGGTCGACGAGATGGCCCAGCCTGTGGCTGCGCAGTAG